A genomic window from Flavobacteriales bacterium includes:
- a CDS encoding TonB-dependent receptor: MLKGVFWHSFILTVFLSLNGIGQNVSGVITTSESFFLQGVNVSVLNESKGTISDGNGSYSIDVSANRNQELIFSFIGYKTQKIKLPMLKKGQNYELNIVMKNLGVSIDNVEIEDKKNRGNTFEKVDAKHVVSLPSTSSGVEGLIKTLPGVNSSTELSSQYTVRGGNFDENLVYVNGIEVYRPFLIRSGQQEGLSFVNSDLVSSIQFSAGGYAARYGDKMSSVLDITYKKPKEFAASTTMSLLGANLHLEGANKSKKLSYLLGVRHKSNAYLLNSLETEGEYKPSFSDVQAFLSYQISKRLSLNTLLNYSRNKYQHKPANKTTRFGTISVPLELRIYFEGQEIDSYETFFNAYNLSFQANENLKTDLTFTAFQTYESETFDILGQYWLSEVDNDLGSESFGEASFNIGVGSHLNHARNYLQATVYNIEHKGVYFKNDFEFRWGIKGQKENIIDEINEWTLIDSSDYSLPHPVDSIGVGIQNPTSFVLDESLRTSIDLNSNRYNAYMQFEQKLGRFNLNSGIRTAYWSLNDEYLFSPRASISYEPFWDKDIVFRFATGYYYQSPFYRELRDFNGQINTNIKSQKSLHYVLGSDYNFKIWQRPFKLVTELYYKDITNLIPYEVENVRIRYYANNNAVGYAKGFDLRLNGEFVKNIESWASISILSTKADILDDSYIDSEGNTIEPGYYDRPTDQLINFNLFFQDYLPKNPNFKMHLNLVYGSRLPLTAPGSYKGQYNFTIPNYKRVDVGFSAIIKKEGQKGKKYNPFNFTKSTWISMEVFNLLDIDNTISFLWVKDTNGFQFGVPNRLTSRLINIKLHLEI; this comes from the coding sequence ATGTTAAAAGGTGTTTTCTGGCATTCATTTATCCTCACTGTATTCCTTTCGTTAAACGGCATTGGGCAAAATGTTAGTGGAGTGATAACTACTTCAGAAAGCTTCTTCCTCCAAGGTGTAAACGTAAGTGTATTAAACGAATCTAAAGGAACTATCTCAGATGGTAATGGCTCGTATTCTATTGACGTTTCTGCCAATAGAAATCAAGAACTTATCTTTTCTTTTATAGGCTATAAAACTCAAAAAATTAAGCTCCCCATGCTTAAAAAGGGGCAAAATTATGAGCTCAATATTGTTATGAAAAACCTGGGCGTTTCCATTGATAATGTGGAAATAGAAGATAAAAAGAATCGAGGCAATACCTTTGAAAAAGTTGATGCTAAACATGTCGTTTCTCTTCCATCTACAAGTAGTGGTGTAGAAGGTTTAATCAAAACATTACCTGGAGTAAACTCTTCTACAGAGCTCAGTTCTCAATACACTGTTAGAGGCGGTAACTTTGATGAAAATCTAGTTTACGTCAATGGCATTGAAGTATATCGACCATTTTTAATACGCTCAGGCCAACAAGAAGGCTTATCCTTTGTAAACTCAGATCTCGTTTCTTCAATACAATTTTCAGCAGGAGGATATGCAGCAAGGTATGGTGATAAAATGTCATCAGTTCTGGATATCACTTACAAAAAGCCTAAGGAATTTGCGGCTTCTACTACAATGAGTTTATTAGGTGCAAATTTACACCTTGAAGGTGCTAATAAATCTAAAAAACTCTCTTACCTTCTTGGAGTAAGACACAAATCCAATGCTTATTTATTAAATAGTTTAGAAACGGAAGGTGAATATAAACCAAGCTTTAGCGATGTTCAAGCATTCCTAAGCTATCAGATTAGTAAACGCTTGTCATTGAATACGCTATTAAATTACTCTAGAAACAAATATCAACACAAGCCTGCCAATAAAACTACTCGCTTTGGAACGATAAGCGTACCCCTTGAATTGCGTATTTATTTTGAAGGTCAAGAAATAGACAGCTACGAAACTTTTTTTAATGCCTACAATCTATCATTTCAGGCAAATGAAAATCTAAAAACAGACTTGACATTTACCGCTTTTCAAACTTATGAAAGTGAAACCTTTGATATATTAGGGCAATACTGGTTATCAGAAGTAGATAATGATTTAGGCTCAGAATCCTTTGGAGAGGCCAGTTTCAATATTGGTGTTGGCTCACACCTAAACCACGCTAGAAACTACCTACAAGCCACTGTATATAACATTGAGCATAAAGGTGTTTACTTTAAAAACGACTTCGAGTTTAGGTGGGGTATAAAAGGGCAAAAAGAGAACATAATTGATGAAATAAACGAATGGACACTAATTGATTCTTCCGACTATTCCCTTCCTCACCCAGTAGATTCAATAGGTGTAGGAATACAAAATCCAACTTCCTTTGTACTCGACGAATCACTTAGAACATCTATTGATTTGAATTCGAACAGATACAATGCTTATATGCAGTTCGAACAAAAACTTGGACGATTTAATCTCAATTCAGGGATTAGAACAGCCTATTGGAGTTTAAATGATGAGTACCTTTTTAGTCCTAGAGCTTCAATTTCATACGAACCATTTTGGGACAAAGATATTGTGTTCAGGTTTGCTACGGGGTACTACTACCAATCACCATTTTACAGAGAACTCAGAGACTTTAATGGTCAGATAAATACCAATATAAAATCTCAAAAATCCTTACACTATGTGCTGGGTAGCGATTATAATTTTAAAATTTGGCAACGACCATTCAAATTAGTAACCGAATTATATTATAAAGATATCACTAACCTTATTCCTTACGAGGTCGAAAACGTTAGAATAAGATATTATGCCAACAATAATGCCGTTGGTTATGCTAAAGGATTTGATTTAAGATTAAATGGTGAGTTTGTTAAAAATATAGAATCTTGGGCGAGTATCTCAATCCTTAGCACCAAAGCAGATATCCTTGACGATAGTTACATAGACAGTGAAGGTAATACCATTGAGCCAGGATATTACGACAGACCTACGGATCAATTGATTAATTTTAACCTATTCTTTCAAGATTATTTACCAAAGAATCCTAATTTTAAGATGCACCTCAATCTTGTATATGGCTCTCGACTACCACTAACCGCTCCAGGAAGCTACAAAGGGCAATACAATTTTACTATTCCAAATTACAAAAGAGTGGATGTCGGCTTTTCTGCTATCATCAAAAAAGAGGGACAAAAAGGAAAAAAATATAACCCTTTCAATTTTACAAAATCCACTTGGATAAGTATGGAAGTGTTTAATTTACTCGATATTGATAATACCATTTCATTTTTGTGGGTAAAAGATACCAATGGTTTTCAATTCGGTGTTCCTAATCGACTCACCTCTAGACTTATAAACATTAAGCTCCACTTAGAAATCTGA
- a CDS encoding arsenate reductase ArsC encodes MKKILVLCTGNSCRSQMMEVVLKKRLDNSLFSVYSAGVEAHGINPYMKKAMENLGYSLDGHTSNTMKEYEDIHFDLVFTVCDHAKDNCPYFQNATQRIHHSFNDPADAEGSDDEKMVVYEQVRDEIIAYCNEIIKTFN; translated from the coding sequence ATGAAAAAAATATTGGTTTTGTGCACAGGAAATTCATGTCGTTCTCAGATGATGGAAGTCGTTTTGAAAAAGCGGTTAGATAATTCATTGTTTTCGGTTTATAGTGCTGGTGTTGAAGCACATGGAATTAATCCCTACATGAAAAAAGCTATGGAAAATTTAGGCTATTCTCTTGATGGTCACACTTCTAATACCATGAAAGAGTATGAGGATATACATTTTGATTTAGTTTTTACGGTTTGCGATCATGCCAAAGACAATTGCCCTTATTTTCAAAATGCTACCCAACGCATTCACCATTCTTTTAATGACCCTGCAGATGCTGAAGGAAGCGATGATGAAAAAATGGTCGTTTATGAACAAGTAAGAGATGAGATTATCGCCTATTGTAATGAGATAATTAAAACATTCAATTAA
- a CDS encoding M23 family metallopeptidase, which translates to MLRNSLLALIISYSTLVFSQNHPQDLHPPLDIPLVLSGTFGELRSNHFHAGIDIKTKGESGLRVYAIADGYVSRIKVSPWGYGKAIYITHDNGYSSVYAHLMRYNGAIQEYVISNQYEQQSYDIELFPEKDELRVKEGDIIGLSGNTGSSAAPHLHFEIRDSQNQYPQNGLMFGFNVIDNIPPVIKELKVYAKSKNTQVNNTFEDPIFKVKGSGKTCYIDETIEVSGPYALGINTYDLLNFAKNKNGVYSIELLVDSQLIYSHSMEEFGFHETRYINCHLDYSEKIANKRKIHKCFIEPNNKLSIYDYVSNRGIIKPNGSIQSVEMRIKDVYGNLSKLSFKVKKVEPNLEAVHPLDTIKFTSVFPFNSKNSFKNESVSIEIPSYSLYDTLYFKYNVFNDSSDIFHSPIHSIHDEETTVHNAYSLSVKTTVPDSLASKAFICKLNNKGKINYVGGKYENGVLSVKTRKFGDFSVAVDTIKPVVKGLNIYPGKTIKSSNLKVTIKDEQTDIKKYTATINGKWVLMEYEPKRNRLTHYFDKDLKPGKHVFKILVYDSLDNFTKYEAVFYR; encoded by the coding sequence ATGTTAAGAAATAGCCTACTCGCTCTTATTATATCTTATTCTACTCTTGTTTTTAGTCAGAATCACCCTCAAGACCTTCACCCTCCTTTAGATATTCCTTTAGTATTATCTGGAACTTTTGGGGAGTTGAGAAGTAATCACTTTCATGCGGGTATTGATATCAAAACCAAAGGTGAATCTGGACTAAGGGTATATGCTATTGCAGATGGCTATGTATCTAGAATAAAAGTTTCTCCTTGGGGTTATGGTAAAGCAATCTATATCACACATGATAATGGATACAGCTCTGTATATGCACACCTAATGCGCTATAATGGTGCTATACAAGAGTATGTGATCAGCAATCAATACGAACAACAAAGCTATGATATTGAGCTATTTCCTGAAAAAGATGAATTGAGAGTCAAAGAAGGTGATATCATCGGCTTGTCAGGAAATACAGGAAGTTCTGCCGCACCACATCTCCATTTTGAAATTAGAGATAGCCAAAACCAATATCCACAAAACGGATTAATGTTTGGTTTTAACGTAATTGACAATATACCTCCAGTAATAAAAGAACTTAAGGTATATGCCAAAAGTAAAAATACTCAAGTTAACAATACCTTTGAAGATCCCATTTTTAAGGTGAAAGGCTCAGGCAAAACATGCTATATTGATGAAACAATTGAAGTTAGTGGCCCATATGCGCTAGGTATCAACACCTACGATTTATTGAATTTTGCTAAAAATAAAAATGGAGTTTACTCCATAGAACTGTTAGTTGATAGTCAATTGATATACTCCCACAGTATGGAGGAATTTGGATTTCACGAAACACGCTATATTAATTGCCATCTAGATTATTCCGAAAAAATAGCTAACAAAAGAAAAATTCACAAATGCTTTATTGAACCCAATAATAAGCTGTCTATCTATGATTATGTTTCTAATAGAGGAATTATAAAACCCAATGGTAGTATTCAGTCTGTTGAAATGCGAATTAAAGACGTTTATGGAAACCTTTCAAAATTGAGTTTTAAAGTCAAAAAGGTTGAACCTAATTTAGAGGCTGTTCATCCTTTGGACACTATTAAATTCACTTCAGTATTTCCATTCAATTCGAAGAATAGTTTTAAAAATGAATCGGTATCAATAGAAATACCAAGTTATTCTCTTTACGACACTTTATATTTCAAATACAATGTTTTTAATGACTCAAGTGATATTTTTCACTCTCCTATTCACTCTATTCATGATGAAGAAACAACGGTACATAACGCATATTCTTTGTCCGTAAAAACAACGGTGCCTGATTCTCTAGCATCAAAAGCATTCATTTGTAAACTCAATAATAAAGGCAAAATAAACTATGTGGGCGGAAAATATGAAAATGGTGTACTTTCTGTGAAAACTAGAAAATTTGGTGATTTTTCAGTAGCAGTTGATACGATTAAGCCTGTTGTTAAAGGCTTAAACATATACCCCGGCAAAACGATTAAAAGCTCTAACCTCAAGGTTACAATTAAAGATGAGCAGACTGATATAAAAAAATATACAGCCACAATTAATGGCAAATGGGTACTAATGGAGTACGAACCTAAGCGTAACCGCCTCACTCACTATTTTGATAAGGATTTGAAACCGGGCAAACACGTATTTAAGATACTTGTTTACGACTCATTAGATAATTTTACTAAATACGAGGCCGTCTTTTACCGATAA
- a CDS encoding cell division protein ZapA, with translation MQQLKIKVTVANRVYPLTINRKDEEGVRKAVKTIEDRLKLYEAKFEARDTQDLLSMCLLEMAVKVLGDEQKVKVDSSLEDQLLAMESIIDSHL, from the coding sequence ATGCAACAACTAAAAATTAAAGTAACAGTAGCTAATAGGGTTTACCCCCTTACCATCAATAGAAAAGATGAGGAAGGTGTTCGTAAAGCTGTTAAAACTATCGAAGATAGGCTGAAGCTTTATGAAGCTAAATTTGAAGCTCGTGACACTCAAGATTTATTGAGTATGTGTTTGCTTGAAATGGCTGTTAAAGTACTTGGTGATGAGCAAAAGGTTAAAGTAGATAGTAGCCTAGAAGATCAGTTATTAGCAATGGAATCTATCATTGACAGCCACTTATAA
- the rny gene encoding ribonuclease Y, which produces MNSIIILMTLTGVLVGGAISYFIINYNSKKKSNSIIAEAKKEAEQIKKDKILQAKEKFIELKSEHEKVINQRNQKLAHSESRVKEKENKLSHKLGQVSNKEKKLDEIRNSISRQQEILQQKEEKSNKLLEKQVEALETISGLSADEAKEELVQALKDEAKTKSLAYAQEIVEEAKLTASKDAKKIIIQTIQRVATEQAIENSVSVFNIDSDDVKGRIIGREGRNIRSLEAATGVEIIVDDTPDAILLSCFDPIRREVARLALHKLVTDGRIHPARIEEVVKKTRKQIEEEIIDIGKRTSIDLGIHGLHPEMIRMVGRMKYRSSYGQNLLQHSREVANMCATMASELGLNAKAAKRAGLLHDIGKVPDDEPELPHAILGMKLAQKYGEKEHICNAIGAHHDEVEMTSMISPIVQVCDAISGSRPGARREIVESYIKRIKELEDTALAYPGVLKSYAIQAGRELRVVVESEKISDTDAEKLSFEISQKIETEMTYPGQVKVTVIRETRAVNFAK; this is translated from the coding sequence ATGAATTCAATCATAATTTTGATGACTCTTACAGGAGTTTTAGTTGGTGGGGCGATATCGTACTTTATTATTAACTATAATTCTAAGAAAAAATCAAATTCAATTATAGCTGAGGCCAAAAAAGAAGCTGAACAGATAAAAAAAGATAAAATTTTACAAGCTAAAGAAAAGTTTATAGAACTTAAATCTGAGCATGAAAAGGTTATCAATCAGCGTAATCAGAAACTAGCACATTCTGAATCTAGAGTCAAAGAGAAAGAAAATAAACTTTCACATAAGTTAGGTCAAGTAAGCAATAAAGAAAAAAAGCTAGACGAAATACGTAACTCTATCTCTAGGCAACAGGAGATTCTTCAGCAAAAAGAGGAAAAATCAAATAAGCTGCTAGAAAAACAAGTGGAGGCTTTAGAGACTATATCTGGCTTATCTGCTGACGAAGCTAAAGAAGAACTCGTACAAGCTCTTAAAGATGAAGCCAAAACGAAATCGTTAGCATATGCCCAAGAGATAGTAGAAGAAGCTAAATTGACAGCTAGCAAGGATGCTAAAAAAATCATAATTCAAACTATTCAGAGAGTAGCTACTGAACAAGCTATCGAAAATTCGGTGTCCGTATTCAACATAGATAGTGACGATGTCAAAGGAAGAATTATTGGTAGAGAGGGGAGAAATATCCGATCTTTAGAAGCTGCTACTGGTGTGGAGATTATTGTTGACGATACTCCTGATGCTATACTTTTATCTTGTTTTGACCCGATAAGGCGAGAGGTTGCCCGTTTAGCTTTACATAAGCTAGTTACAGATGGTAGAATACACCCTGCTAGAATTGAAGAAGTCGTTAAGAAGACAAGAAAGCAAATAGAAGAAGAAATTATCGATATTGGAAAAAGAACTTCTATTGACTTAGGAATTCATGGTTTACATCCTGAAATGATAAGAATGGTCGGACGTATGAAATACCGTTCTTCTTATGGTCAAAACCTTTTACAACACTCTAGAGAGGTTGCTAATATGTGTGCAACGATGGCGTCTGAACTAGGTCTTAATGCCAAGGCAGCTAAGCGAGCTGGTTTGTTACACGATATCGGCAAAGTACCTGATGATGAGCCAGAATTGCCTCACGCTATATTAGGAATGAAATTAGCTCAAAAATATGGTGAAAAGGAGCATATATGTAATGCTATTGGTGCTCACCACGACGAAGTAGAAATGACGTCTATGATTTCACCTATTGTACAGGTCTGTGATGCTATTTCGGGTTCTCGACCTGGTGCCAGACGTGAAATTGTAGAATCTTACATCAAGCGAATCAAAGAGTTGGAAGATACAGCTTTAGCTTATCCAGGTGTTCTTAAATCTTATGCTATCCAAGCAGGAAGGGAGCTTAGAGTAGTTGTAGAAAGTGAAAAGATATCGGACACCGATGCGGAAAAATTATCGTTTGAGATATCACAAAAGATAGAAACAGAGATGACCTATCCTGGTCAAGTTAAAGTTACTGTTATCAGAGAAACTAGAGCAGTAAACTTCGCTAAATAG
- a CDS encoding transglutaminase-like domain-containing protein has translation MNDKELNALISLLEDPDKDVFDSVKTRLIELGVDILPELENAWESNFDSLVQDRAEKIIHEIHFSGTVNSLKKWIRTSDKNLLEAWFIISKYQYPDIDEQFYRNKIYTLAQQVSTKVEQAYSELEKISAFNNVFFKENGFKGNTRNFHSPDNSFINSLIDNHKGNPLSLSMLYIIIAKQIGLPICGINMPKHFILGFEDENEINGDPIKFYINPFSKGSILNRQDLEVFLKREKLKEESKYFAPCGNTAIIKRLINNLLHSFTFQTKKEKAQEMITLIRLFKSTK, from the coding sequence ATGAACGATAAAGAGCTCAACGCTTTAATTAGTCTTTTGGAAGACCCTGATAAGGACGTCTTTGATTCTGTCAAAACAAGACTTATTGAATTAGGTGTTGATATATTGCCAGAACTAGAAAATGCTTGGGAAAGTAACTTCGATAGTCTTGTACAAGATAGAGCTGAAAAAATCATTCATGAAATACATTTTAGTGGTACCGTTAATTCATTAAAAAAATGGATTAGAACAAGCGATAAAAATCTACTTGAAGCTTGGTTTATTATTAGCAAATACCAATACCCTGATATTGACGAACAATTTTACAGAAACAAAATTTACACTCTAGCTCAACAAGTCAGTACTAAAGTAGAACAAGCCTATTCTGAGTTGGAAAAAATCTCTGCATTTAATAATGTTTTTTTCAAAGAAAATGGATTTAAAGGTAATACAAGGAATTTTCATTCACCTGATAATTCTTTTATTAATAGTCTGATTGACAATCATAAAGGAAACCCTTTATCCCTATCCATGCTTTACATCATTATTGCTAAACAAATAGGCTTACCCATATGTGGAATAAATATGCCCAAACATTTTATCCTTGGTTTTGAAGATGAAAATGAAATTAATGGTGATCCTATCAAATTTTATATCAATCCGTTTAGTAAAGGTTCAATACTCAATCGTCAAGATTTGGAAGTTTTTTTAAAGAGGGAAAAACTAAAAGAAGAATCTAAATATTTTGCGCCTTGCGGAAACACCGCTATTATTAAGCGTTTGATAAATAACCTACTACATTCTTTTACCTTTCAAACGAAAAAAGAAAAAGCCCAAGAAATGATAACATTAATTAGGCTATTTAAATCAACTAAGTAA
- a CDS encoding nucleoside phosphorylase produces the protein MKSHAKEIKGVYHLNLLPEHIAKDIFLVGDQGRVSEISKHFDRIEYQIANREFVTHTGYIGHKRISAVSTGIGTDNVDIVLNELDALVNTHLDSAKEKEEKTSLNLVRLGTSGTIQSDIEVNSLVVSSHGLGIDNLMHFYANNQFDKDMQQAIDQQIKWPNELSKPYVYSADNELLNKFKVYQQGITVTAPGFYAPQGRKMRIPFAIEDLHKRLLNFNHNGTKITNFEMETSALYGLGKLMGHNCLTICTILANRARNEYSNNPKGAIENLIEQALDKLV, from the coding sequence ATGAAATCTCACGCTAAAGAAATAAAAGGAGTTTATCACCTAAATTTATTACCAGAACACATTGCAAAGGATATATTTTTAGTCGGTGACCAAGGTAGGGTTAGTGAAATATCAAAGCACTTTGACCGTATAGAATATCAAATAGCTAATCGTGAGTTTGTAACCCATACAGGCTATATAGGCCATAAGAGAATTAGCGCCGTTTCTACAGGAATAGGAACAGATAATGTCGATATTGTTCTTAACGAATTAGACGCTTTAGTGAATACTCATTTGGATAGTGCAAAAGAAAAAGAAGAAAAAACCAGTCTTAATCTAGTAAGACTAGGCACTTCAGGAACTATACAAAGTGACATTGAAGTAAATTCATTAGTCGTATCTTCTCATGGATTAGGCATTGATAACCTTATGCATTTTTATGCTAACAACCAATTTGATAAGGACATGCAACAGGCTATTGACCAACAAATAAAATGGCCTAACGAACTGTCAAAGCCTTACGTCTATTCTGCAGATAATGAACTGCTTAATAAATTTAAAGTTTATCAGCAAGGCATAACAGTTACTGCCCCAGGGTTTTATGCCCCTCAAGGCAGAAAAATGCGTATCCCTTTTGCTATTGAAGATTTACATAAAAGATTGCTTAACTTCAACCATAATGGCACAAAAATAACTAACTTTGAGATGGAGACTTCTGCACTTTATGGCTTAGGCAAACTTATGGGACATAATTGCTTAACTATCTGTACTATATTGGCTAACAGAGCCAGAAATGAATACTCCAACAACCCTAAAGGTGCTATCGAAAATCTAATAGAACAAGCATTAGATAAACTGGTGTAA
- a CDS encoding universal stress protein: MTSKDIILVPIGFTNQSIIALQQAVVVAKHTDSELFLLSVVEMPTAIQKIFSDYEEKQKQFKEKLRENLLDLSSKYCDGVKNVKCMVTSGKIYEEIIDVADSINANLIVMGTDGTPKDIKKKFIGSNANKVVRSAPCPVITIKGKSVSTSCEVIALPLDLNKETREKVTYAIQYARLFNSSIKVFSVSYDNDDDSIKNKLNRNLSQVNDFISSKGISCSKDLLEISTSASFSGSIVKYTEDINADLIMIMTKGEDNLDLNFLGSNARKLINKSDIPVMSIRPSVKKDTSSFTVQ; encoded by the coding sequence ATGACTTCTAAAGATATTATTCTCGTTCCCATAGGTTTTACCAATCAATCTATTATTGCTTTACAACAAGCAGTAGTTGTTGCAAAACATACTGATTCTGAATTATTTCTACTTTCAGTTGTAGAAATGCCTACTGCTATTCAAAAGATTTTTTCTGATTACGAAGAAAAGCAAAAGCAGTTCAAAGAAAAGTTAAGAGAAAACCTTCTTGATTTGAGTTCAAAATATTGTGATGGGGTAAAAAATGTAAAATGTATGGTAACCTCTGGTAAGATTTATGAAGAGATTATTGATGTAGCAGATTCCATTAATGCTAATTTGATTGTTATGGGTACTGATGGTACTCCAAAAGACATCAAGAAGAAGTTTATTGGATCCAATGCCAACAAAGTGGTTAGATCAGCACCATGTCCTGTTATTACAATCAAAGGTAAATCTGTAAGTACTTCCTGCGAGGTCATTGCTTTACCTTTAGATTTGAACAAAGAAACTCGTGAAAAAGTGACTTATGCTATACAATATGCAAGGTTATTCAACTCATCGATTAAAGTATTCTCAGTATCTTATGACAACGATGACGACTCTATTAAAAATAAACTGAATAGAAACCTATCTCAAGTAAACGATTTCATCTCTTCTAAGGGTATTAGTTGCAGTAAAGACTTATTAGAAATCTCAACTTCAGCAAGTTTTTCAGGTTCAATTGTCAAGTATACTGAAGATATCAACGCCGATTTGATAATGATAATGACAAAAGGAGAGGATAATTTAGATTTGAATTTCTTGGGTTCTAACGCTAGAAAATTGATTAACAAATCGGATATTCCAGTCATGAGTATTAGGCCATCTGTCAAAAAAGACACTTCTTCTTTTACTGTACAATAA